DNA from Salmo trutta chromosome 14, fSalTru1.1, whole genome shotgun sequence:
TCACTGCCCCTGTAACCATAGAGGCTAGCCAGGTCAAACACGATATGTATCCAAACCGGAGTCGCAAGTTCAGTCCTATGCTGGACCGTAAACTGCGCAACCTAAAGTTCAGTGCGGTCACTGGGACGAGGGATGGTCCTGCCACTTCCCCCCTGGCTCTTCTCATGGCGGCTAAAGAGCGAGAGAAGCACAGGTCCACTTTTTCACGCGAAAACAGCACAAAGAGTAATGAGCCATCCACCAGCATCCAGCACAGCGAATCCAATCCCAATTCTTTCACCATCATCCCCAGGTCCACCTCATTCACTTCTGTGACCTCACAAGATAATCCACAGTCTGTGGTCCCAGTGCAGCCCCCAGTGGTGATCCAGACTCCAGCAAAACCCCAGATCATTGAGTCAGTGGTGGAAAAGAGGCCAATTGTAAATCCAGTATTCCAGGGGCTCCTGGCTGTGGAGAAACAAAGTGGAGAGCAGAGGATTCCTTCACCCTTTAGCCTTGTCAGGAATGAAGAGAACAGGGAGGACCTATGCTTGCCATTACTCCCTCCCCCTCCCGAATTCGATGACCATGATGATGTCGTGGAGTCTCCCCCCAGCACGCCTCCACCTGACCCTCCCCCGAAGGTCTTGGACCTCATTCCCACCCCTGTCCTCCCAGTCCTGCCCCCCACTGCCAGCCCTATCGTTACTGTCAAAACTCCCTCCTCTGCGCCTCCCCCTCCTCCAAAACCCAAACCTCCAAGCCCTCCCAAACTCCTGCCTCCCGTCATGGAGGTCAAACCCAAGCTACCTGTTCAGACCACACCCAAGCCACCTCCCACCCAGGCGCCCTCctccctctcagccagccaggcCACGCTCCTGACCATTCTGCAGAAGAAGATGCTGGAAATGGACCACAAAATGGACAACAAAATGCTGGCCATGAAGACAGACTCTGATGACTGGGGTTCTCCCTTGTCTGAGGAGACCATGGTCCCTGTTGTCCCCAGAGTCACCCCGAAGACCCCTGTTATCACTGCGAAGAGCAAGAATGCCTCCCTGTCAGCCAAAACACAAGCCCTGGACATGAAAGAGCTGGAGACTAAAATGGCAATGAATAATTCTCAGGGTTTGTCAGCCCCATCAAAAGTACCCATCAGGTAGGCCTTGTTCTCTCCTTTATTTTTGTGAgtttttcacaaaattgtacaacTTTATTGTTTAAGCTTAGGGTGTTGTGACTAGTTTGGCATAATTTTGGTTTATCTAGGAGTGTCCCTAATTGCATGTTTTGACTCACAGTAAAGAATGATGCTAGCTAGATGTATTAAAAAGTATTGCTGAATGTGACAAGAACAACCTGATAAGTGTTTAACTAATCATTTTTTCTTCCTCTACTTTCTAGCAATGGGCCACAGTCAAAGCAGGCATATGGCATGACTTTCATGGTACGACCCGGAACCAAACAACCAATAACCGTTGTCAGCAAAGGGGTCTCATCATGAGGAGCCAACTCCAACCACACATACAATttcattcaattcaattaaaatAACTTTTATTTCCTGAGAGGGAACTATATGTGTGGTGACGGGTCTGTACAAGACAAATAACAAAATAGCAACATGGAACACAAAAACATGTACAGTGTAATAGATCAGGAGCAATCTATGCAATCACAggctatatatacacatacagtacctgtcaaaagtttggacacctactcattcaagagtttatttatttttactattttctacattgtagaataacagtgaaagcatcaaaactatgaaataacacatatagaatcatgtagtaaccaaagaagtgttaaacaaatcaaaatatattttagattatttaaagtagccagccttttccttgacagctttgcacactcttggcattctctcaaccagcttcatgaggtagttacctggaatgcaattaagtatattatgatttgtttaacaccttttttagttactacatgattccatgtgttatttcatagttttatcttcactattattctacaatgtagaaaatagtaaaaataaagaccatggaatgaggtgtgtccaaacatttgactggtaatgtaaatacaaataaaaacaagaaCTACAAGAGTTGAGGAGTTTTATGGATGTTGGCACAAAACTAGACGCTGCCCTCTTAGATTTGTATGCCAGAGATCTATGTCTGAGGGTAGGG
Protein-coding regions in this window:
- the LOC115207812 gene encoding uncharacterized protein C6orf132 homolog, producing MKKSTFFLGRKNQSLFDTNIKIKEMDNVELVLDSSAIPESGTAKVRNRPTVKHFTSSSDVVQGFNVPTPKVPVLPPFNRPKINGAVNGERLSNGSAISVPDLVEGEIFIPPPPSMAPPPPPPIFNPPPPDFLGDLDSIQPPSMPPPKPPSKPPSKPPSVAPSEGDKNVFTSMKLPPMAPPKPPSTSSSASSSSLSGSTPPPTTVPDITEPPKFAPPQPPTDMRQAALKALKTPPTKPMRLSSIPIMYELPQVPAPAPPVQNPRPSSFNPQNTAKLYSVPKTGILDRQVEGENRHKQILLLHDPGSTDSFHVQVNGTAPSVAPPAKPARRNSSGMQLEQDLQEIKGNLQATIQGQSTPPETREEVKVEPLPLLAQQAINKPAETPTKASPTLQVITAPVTIEASQVKHDMYPNRSRKFSPMLDRKLRNLKFSAVTGTRDGPATSPLALLMAAKEREKHRSTFSRENSTKSNEPSTSIQHSESNPNSFTIIPRSTSFTSVTSQDNPQSVVPVQPPVVIQTPAKPQIIESVVEKRPIVNPVFQGLLAVEKQSGEQRIPSPFSLVRNEENREDLCLPLLPPPPEFDDHDDVVESPPSTPPPDPPPKVLDLIPTPVLPVLPPTASPIVTVKTPSSAPPPPPKPKPPSPPKLLPPVMEVKPKLPVQTTPKPPPTQAPSSLSASQATLLTILQKKMLEMDHKMDNKMLAMKTDSDDWGSPLSEETMVPVVPRVTPKTPVITAKSKNASLSAKTQALDMKELETKMAMNNSQGLSAPSKVPISNGPQSKQAYGMTFMVRPGTKQPITVVSKGVSS